A single Cucumis melo cultivar AY chromosome 4, USDA_Cmelo_AY_1.0, whole genome shotgun sequence DNA region contains:
- the LOC103486832 gene encoding putative disease resistance protein RGA1 translates to MSSLKAILLDAEEKQEQNQRLHDWLKELQNVFYQVEDSIDEFKWEFFKQKDTGKQVLAHFSCSSRISANKLKQNFKRNKVCDELNKIAAKMYEFHLKVKHIGSISMETTHSFPSASEISTRHLKPSWQLLYPLKHASRNYDEAYDGILNVFNKYTHGFFHIVGEAGIGKSTMARFLYNHENVVDRYTRRYWVCVEEGFNTHRLVKEVYSHADNEETREDLTTEQLLSKFIRLQREETFLLVFQDLSITNLDKCSTSVLIKLLEMGHHDSKIIVTTQTEEIAKDIDVHGYKTEIQSKKNLANGDEVSADKQSLTKNTQNQAVPGSQTEETAGAIANMIYETEKNLEKNPVAGDRESESSRLITKDAQNLDVSIPQVTECEPDRGYQTIFKLKKLSKQSSSLLFKEYAFRNSPEVQNPELTKIVDQLLEKCMGVPLAIKCLGSLLSSKTSIAEWKNIEKKLMPQEKKEDGILHVLRVCYDQMPSQLKPCFLYCSQLPNDRIFSSNDMIQLWMANGLLHSPEEKNLAMENIGKKYFMELWSRCFIQEIEEHGLGYWIKLHPLIQKLAHKITQEQSEGSWGNNHSKEITEIRSIAFQERNMVLPNASLTEKCIWRYKCLRLLYLGNADLQEIPNSIGTLKYLRYLDLHGNQKIKHLPDSICDLQSLQTLILDSCSALEDLPKDIRNLISLRYLWVTTNKLHLHKNGVGTMTSLRFLAIGGCKNLENLFERPDCLAGLETLMIYNCNTLKLLPNEMRYLKSLQNLMIWRCKQLTLNLEEVEFKLQRFTVKELPKVESLPRWLENSIETLRTLQIINCPIRLMELPVDKKYRALEIFLIHGSVRFDTMPGYDFEHRNLTIFRGNEMNIRY, encoded by the coding sequence ATGTCGAGCCTCAAAGCAATTCTTTTGGATGCTGAAGAGAAGCAAGAACAAAATCAACGTCTACATGATTGGTTAAAGGAACTTCAAAATGTCTTTTACCAAGTTGAGGACTCCATAGATGAATTCAAATGGGAATTCTTCAAACAAAAGGACACTGGAAAACAGGTACTTGCCCATTTCTCGTGCTCTAGTCGAATTTCTGCAAATAAATTGAAACAGAATTTTAAAAGGAACAAAGTATGCGACGAGCTCAATAAAATTGCAGCCAAAATGTATGAATTTCATCTCAAAGTAAAGCACATCGGTTCCATAAGTATGGAGACAACACACTCTTTCCCTAGTGCTTCAGAAATTTCAACAAGACACCTGAAACCAAGTTGGCAATTGCTTTACCCTTTAAAACATGCTTCCAGAAATTATGACGAAGCATATGATGGCATTTTGAATGTTTTCAATAAATATACTCATGGGTTCTTCCACATAGTTGGGGAAGCAGGTATAGGTAAGAGCACAATGGCCAGATTCTTGTACAATCATGAAAATGTAGTTGATAGGTATACTAGAAGATACTGGGTTTGTGTGGAAGAAGGCTTTAATACACATAGATTGGTGAAAGAGGTTTACAGTCATGCAGACAATGAAGAAACTCGGGAGGACTTGACGACAGAACAATTGCTTTCTAAGTTTATACGACTTCAGAGAGAGGAAACCTTTTTGCTCGTCTTTCAAGACCTTTCAATCACCAACTTGGATAAGTGTTCCACTTCAGTGTTAATTAAATTATTGGAGATGGGACACCATGACAGCAAGATCATAGTGACCACACAAACTGAGGAAATTGCCAAAGATATAGATGTCCATGGCTACAAGACTGAGATACAATCAAAGAAAAATCTGGCGAATGGTGACGAAGTATCTGCAGACAAACAGTCACTAACAAAAAATACTCAGAACCAAGCAGTTCCAGGTTCACAAACTGAGGAAACTGCAGGCGCTATAGCAAACATGATCTATGAGACTGAGAAAAACTTAGAGAAAAATCCGGTGGCTGGTGACAGAGAATCTGAAAGCAGCCGATTGATAACAAAAGATGCTCAGAATCTAGACGTTTCAATTCCACAAGTTACAGAATGTGAACCTGATAGGGGATATCAAACAATTTTCAAACTTAAGAAGCTGTCAAAGCAAAGTTCATCTCTTTTATTCAAAGAATATGCTTTCAGAAACAGTCCAGAAGTACAAAATCCAGAACTCACTAAAATAGTTGATCAACTTTTGGAGAAATGCATGGGAGTTCCTTTGGCAATAAAGTGTCTGGGAAGCTTGCTATCTTCAAAAACTAGCATAGCTGAATGGAAAAACATCGAGAAAAAGTTGATGCCCcaagagaaaaaggaagacgGTATTTTACATGTACTCAGAGTTTGCTATGATCAAATGCCCTCACAATTGAAGCCTTGTTTCCTGTATTGTTCTCAATTACCAAACGATCGCATATTTTCTTCAAATGATATGATTCAGTTATGGATGGCAAATGGGCTCCTCCATTCACCTGAAGAGAAGAACTTAGCTATGGAAAATATAGGTAAGAAGTACTTCATGGAGCTATGGTCAAGATGTTTCATTCAAGAAATTGAAGAACATGGGCTTGGCTACTGGATTAAATTGCACCCTCTCATCCAAAAACTTGCACACAAAATCACACAAGAACAATCTGAGGGCTCGTGGGGCAACAATCATTCCAAAGAAATCACTGAAATAAGATCCATAGCCTTTCAAGAAAGAAATATGGTGCTACCTAATGCATCCCTAACTGAAAAGTGCATCTGGAGGTACAAATGCTTAAGATTGTTGTATTTAGGCAATGCAGACCTTCAGGAAATTCCAAATTCCATAGGAACACTCAAGTACCTGAGATACCTCGACTTGCATGGCAATCAGAAAATCAAGCATCTACCAGACTCAATATGTGATCTACAAAGTTTGCAAACCTTAATTCTTGATTCTTGTTCCGCACTTGAAGACCTGCCGAAGGATATAAGGAATTTGATCAGCCTGAGATACTTGTGGGTAACAACAAACAAGCTTCATCTGCACAAAAACGGAGTTGGAACCATGACCTCTCTGCGATTTCTTGCCATTGGAGGGTGCAAGAACCTAGAAAATCTATTTGAACGGCCAGATTGCCTTGCAGGCCTTGAAACCCTAATGATATATAATTGCAATACCTTGAAATTGTTGCCAAACGAGATGAGGTATCTAAAATCACTACAAAATTTGATGATTTGGAGATGCAAGCAACTTACACTAAACTTAGAAGAAGTCGAATTCAAGCTTCAAAGATTCACGGTCAAGGAGCTTCCAAAAGTGGAAAGCTTACCTCGATGGCTTGAAAATTCGATAGAGACTTTGAGAACCTTGCAGATCATCAATTGTCCCATAAGATTAATGGAACTACCGGTAGATAAAAAGTACAGAGCACTTGAAATTTTCTTAATTCATGGTTCGGTAAGGTTTGATACAATGCCAGGTTACGACTTTGAACACCGGAATTTGACAATCTTTCGTGGTAATGAGATGAATATACGTTATTAG